A region of Malaciobacter marinus DNA encodes the following proteins:
- a CDS encoding dihydrofolate reductase family protein, with amino-acid sequence MFSNKVYIAVSLDGYISHKNNSVKWLDIVPMDKKIEIEFLDFMNSIDCVVMGKNTFNVVKSFNDKWPYNKKVFVLSSSMKSIPKGYEDKIELLNMKPSILVNFLNNKGYKKLYIDGGKTIQNFLEEDLIDEMTISTIPVLLGEGKPLFSKLTKSKLFKVINTRVVAQFYTQTVYKKQK; translated from the coding sequence ATGTTTTCAAATAAAGTATATATTGCTGTTAGTTTAGATGGATATATTTCACATAAGAATAACAGTGTTAAGTGGCTAGATATTGTACCTATGGATAAAAAAATAGAAATTGAATTTTTAGATTTTATGAATAGTATTGATTGTGTAGTAATGGGTAAAAATACATTTAATGTTGTTAAAAGTTTTAACGATAAATGGCCTTATAATAAAAAAGTTTTTGTTCTTAGTAGCTCTATGAAGAGTATTCCAAAAGGTTATGAAGATAAAATAGAATTACTTAATATGAAACCCTCAATATTAGTTAACTTTTTAAATAATAAAGGATATAAAAAGTTGTATATTGATGGAGGAAAAACAATTCAAAACTTTTTAGAAGAAGATTTAATTGATGAAATGACTATTTCTACAATACCTGTTTTACTAGGTGAGGGGAAACCGCTATTTTCAAAGTTAACAAAATCAAAACTTTTTAAAGTTATTAATACTAGAGTTGTTGCACAATTTTATACTCAAACAGTATATAAAAAACAAAAATAA
- a CDS encoding DNA alkylation repair protein produces MNITKQIKEDLAIFTNINNVQTYKSFFKTKAGDYAHKDVFLGIKVPDIRKIVKKYFLDLCFSHIDEFLHSPYHEYRMFALLVLTYQYKSKKLNKKEEIFNFYIQNISWVNNWDLIDVTSPHIVGDYLIKEDKSILYEFARSNNLWKKRVAIISTFAFINNGNYQDTLKIADILLKDEHDLIHKAVGWAIRNVGKKDENTMIEFLNQRYKKMPRTMLRYAIEKLPEQLRQNYLKGTI; encoded by the coding sequence ATGAATATAACAAAGCAAATTAAAGAAGATTTAGCAATATTTACAAATATTAATAATGTTCAAACATATAAGAGTTTTTTTAAGACAAAAGCTGGTGACTATGCACATAAAGATGTTTTTTTAGGTATAAAAGTTCCAGATATTAGGAAAATAGTAAAAAAGTATTTTTTAGATCTTTGCTTTAGCCATATAGATGAGTTTTTACATTCACCATACCATGAATATAGAATGTTTGCACTTTTAGTTTTAACATATCAATATAAATCAAAAAAGCTTAATAAAAAAGAAGAAATATTTAATTTTTATATTCAAAATATATCTTGGGTTAATAATTGGGATTTAATTGATGTAACTTCTCCTCACATTGTAGGTGATTACTTAATAAAAGAAGACAAATCAATACTTTATGAGTTTGCAAGATCAAATAACTTATGGAAAAAGAGAGTGGCGATTATTAGTACTTTTGCTTTTATAAATAATGGAAATTATCAAGATACATTAAAAATTGCAGATATATTACTAAAAGATGAACATGATTTAATTCACAAAGCTGTAGGTTGGGCTATTAGAAATGTAGGTAAAAAAGATGAAAATACAATGATTGAGTTTTTAAATCAAAGATATAAAAAGATGCCAAGGACAATGTTAAGATATGCAATAGAAAAACTACCTGAGCAGTTAAGACAAAACTATTTAAAAGGTACAATATAG
- a CDS encoding TetR/AcrR family transcriptional regulator yields the protein MPIIVNKEEKIDEICQKAYNEFKKNEIETISLNQLIQKIDISKGQFYHYFKTKEELVFEVMKRKTIEYFNICEKDLEKCKSFEQCLLIFFSVYISNDDLCKTLRKLFFASFHTYVYSKKKEVSQYNHFYYEYIDKKLLNIFEQYEINYTKKEFIKSICATADGMYFRDLVDNSFNLQNELSLYIKQISIILKKG from the coding sequence ATGCCAATAATAGTAAATAAAGAAGAAAAAATAGATGAGATATGTCAAAAAGCATATAATGAGTTTAAAAAAAATGAGATTGAAACTATCTCTTTAAATCAATTGATACAAAAGATTGATATTTCAAAAGGTCAGTTTTATCACTATTTTAAAACTAAAGAAGAGTTAGTATTTGAAGTTATGAAAAGAAAAACAATTGAATATTTTAATATATGCGAAAAAGATTTAGAAAAGTGCAAAAGTTTTGAACAATGTTTACTAATATTTTTTAGTGTTTATATTAGCAATGATGATTTATGCAAAACTTTAAGAAAGCTTTTTTTTGCAAGCTTTCATACATATGTATATTCAAAGAAAAAAGAAGTAAGCCAATATAATCATTTTTATTATGAGTATATTGATAAAAAATTGTTAAATATTTTTGAACAATATGAAATAAACTATACAAAAAAAGAGTTTATTAAATCTATTTGTGCAACTGCGGATGGGATGTATTTTAGAGATTTAGTAGATAATAGTTTTAATCTTCAAAATGAATTATCACTTTATATAAAACAGATTTCTATTATTTTGAAAAAAGGATAA
- a CDS encoding DMT family transporter yields the protein MHWWYLFAGIIFEVMGTLCIKQTSITNSYYWAGAVLIFYIISFSLVGLAVKKIDIGTAYAIWAGFGTVAITLLGWLIFKELMSTQKFIAILLIVMGTVMLKLGHA from the coding sequence ATGCATTGGTGGTATTTATTTGCTGGAATTATATTTGAAGTAATGGGAACTTTATGTATTAAACAAACATCAATAACAAATAGTTATTATTGGGCAGGTGCAGTTTTAATATTTTATATTATATCTTTTAGCTTAGTTGGCCTTGCTGTAAAAAAAATCGATATAGGTACAGCATATGCAATATGGGCTGGTTTTGGAACTGTTGCTATAACACTTCTTGGTTGGTTAATTTTTAAAGAATTAATGAGCACACAAAAGTTTATTGCTATTTTATTAATCGTAATGGGAACTGTTATGTTAAAGTTAGGACATGCTTGA
- a CDS encoding YkgJ family cysteine cluster protein: MKTFERIENETLYFSSCETCEAHCCDGERGILYAQILLEDFEKVYENFPIVFMYGELGYLKPVILLTNGKEFCRYLENNLCTIYEKRPSTCRNYPLSAHLDNSIYVDKNCPAIANEGTEIVKNGKINKEFNNYSFSDYQIRYINTHFCFHEINNSDNLTKAITLNGIDFYKFVKDFNDKYVNMHLESLKNIDKYYLKAIK; the protein is encoded by the coding sequence ATGAAAACTTTTGAAAGAATAGAAAACGAAACACTTTATTTTAGTTCATGCGAAACTTGCGAGGCTCATTGTTGTGATGGAGAAAGAGGTATATTATATGCACAAATACTTCTTGAAGATTTTGAAAAAGTGTATGAAAACTTCCCTATTGTTTTTATGTATGGTGAACTTGGTTATTTAAAACCTGTAATTCTTCTTACTAATGGTAAAGAGTTTTGTAGATATTTAGAAAATAATCTTTGCACTATTTATGAAAAAAGACCATCAACTTGTAGAAATTACCCTTTAAGTGCTCACTTGGATAATTCAATCTATGTAGATAAAAATTGCCCAGCTATTGCAAATGAGGGAACTGAAATAGTAAAAAATGGAAAAATAAACAAAGAGTTTAATAATTATAGTTTTTCTGATTATCAAATAAGGTATATAAATACTCACTTTTGTTTTCATGAGATAAATAATAGTGATAATTTAACAAAAGCTATTACTTTAAATGGTATTGATTTTTATAAATTTGTAAAAGATTTTAATGATAAATATGTAAATATGCACCTAGAATCTTTAAAAAATATTGATAAGTACTATTTAAAAGCTATAAAATGA
- a CDS encoding inositol monophosphatase family protein produces MKKKLIKIIKEASKILVEGYYNEKEVTFKAKKDLVTKYDVAVEEFLKEKFKKEFSDFNIIAEESDNSNLKFDNSIIIDPIDGTTNFVNKVPHTAISVGVYKNKKPYMGVVYNPILDELYYAKVNKGAYLNKKKIEVSKEKNFQKALISTGFPYSCGTCSDDLNAVMKQMKNILPNCQDIRRLGSASLDLCYVAKGTYEGYYEMNLKAWDVSAGIIILSEAGGKVTNEKGKKYKLFSDKYIVATNSKIHKKLLSHL; encoded by the coding sequence ATGAAAAAAAAATTAATTAAGATAATCAAAGAGGCTTCAAAAATTTTAGTTGAGGGTTACTATAATGAAAAAGAAGTAACATTTAAAGCAAAAAAAGATTTAGTTACAAAATATGATGTGGCAGTTGAAGAGTTTTTAAAAGAAAAATTCAAAAAAGAGTTTAGTGATTTTAATATAATTGCAGAAGAGTCTGATAATAGTAATTTAAAATTTGATAATTCTATTATTATAGATCCAATTGATGGTACAACAAACTTTGTAAATAAAGTACCACATACTGCTATTTCTGTTGGAGTTTATAAAAATAAAAAACCATATATGGGAGTAGTTTATAATCCTATTTTGGATGAATTATATTATGCTAAAGTAAATAAAGGTGCTTATTTAAATAAAAAGAAAATAGAAGTTTCTAAGGAAAAAAACTTTCAAAAAGCATTGATTTCTACTGGTTTTCCATATTCTTGTGGAACATGTAGTGATGATTTAAATGCTGTTATGAAACAAATGAAAAATATACTTCCAAATTGTCAAGATATAAGAAGATTAGGTTCAGCATCTTTAGATTTATGTTATGTTGCAAAAGGTACGTATGAGGGATATTATGAAATGAATTTAAAAGCATGGGATGTGAGTGCTGGAATAATTATTTTAAGTGAAGCTGGAGGAAAAGTAACAAATGAAAAAGGAAAAAAATATAAACTTTTCAGTGATAAATATATAGTTGCAACAAATAGTAAAATTCACAAAAAGCTTTTAAGCCATTTATAA
- the glmS gene encoding glutamine--fructose-6-phosphate transaminase (isomerizing), whose product MCGIVGYIGNKNTAKVLLDGLKELEYRGYDSAGLALLNENNIDVYKALGKLENLREKTKDIINKEFYLGIGHTRWATHGKPTELNAHPHLGEYSYVVHNGIIENYKELKDDLISQGHKFVSQTDTEVIVHLFENINNKINDTKQAFKDTISKLKGAFSILLVSKADPKKIFFFKNGSPLIIAKGNEQKEILFSSSDAPLIGLCKEVVYLEDGVGGIASADEIEFFDDNYTWSSLPSSKQYAQKDGFRFFMEKEIYEQSDVVSDCMLERVKDETTSFDEINDSILDGINEIKICACGTSYHAGITSSYLFERLSKIKCNVEIASEFRYKQPLLTKDTLFIVISQSGETADTLEVLKMAKKAGLKTLVICNVDNSSMTRLAHYSILTRAGIEKGVASTKAFSTQTVTLWMLALYFANVKKSISNEVMQKELTALREVPNALKIEDKIHEKTRRLSKRYLHGHGFFFIGRDVFYPLALEGALKLKEISYLHAEGYPAGEMKHGPIALADPELFTIALMPQNLLYDKVKSNVEELSARDSTICSISSLDFELSDDFVKIQETNHYMLEFFEMLVVVQLLSMEISIRLGNDVDMPRNLAKSVTVE is encoded by the coding sequence ATGTGTGGAATAGTTGGATACATCGGCAATAAAAATACAGCAAAAGTACTACTTGATGGTTTAAAAGAGCTTGAATATAGAGGTTATGATTCAGCAGGTTTAGCACTTTTGAATGAAAATAATATTGATGTATATAAAGCTTTGGGAAAACTTGAAAACTTAAGAGAAAAAACAAAAGATATTATAAATAAAGAGTTTTACTTAGGAATAGGTCATACAAGGTGGGCTACTCATGGAAAACCAACTGAATTAAACGCGCATCCTCATTTAGGAGAATATTCTTATGTAGTTCACAATGGAATAATTGAAAATTATAAAGAGTTAAAAGATGATTTGATAAGCCAAGGACACAAATTTGTATCACAAACTGATACAGAAGTTATAGTTCACTTATTTGAAAATATTAATAATAAAATTAATGATACAAAACAAGCTTTTAAAGATACAATTTCAAAACTAAAAGGTGCTTTTTCTATACTTTTAGTTTCTAAAGCGGATCCTAAAAAAATCTTCTTTTTTAAAAATGGAAGTCCATTAATAATAGCAAAAGGAAATGAGCAAAAGGAGATTCTTTTCTCATCTTCGGATGCTCCTTTGATAGGGTTATGTAAAGAAGTGGTATATTTAGAAGATGGAGTTGGTGGCATTGCAAGTGCTGATGAAATCGAGTTTTTTGATGATAATTACACTTGGAGTTCATTACCATCTTCAAAACAGTATGCACAAAAAGATGGCTTTAGATTTTTTATGGAAAAAGAGATTTATGAACAAAGTGATGTTGTAAGTGATTGTATGCTTGAAAGAGTAAAAGATGAAACAACATCATTTGATGAGATTAATGATTCTATTTTAGATGGAATTAATGAAATTAAAATTTGTGCATGTGGTACTAGTTATCACGCAGGAATTACTTCTTCTTATCTTTTTGAAAGATTAAGTAAGATTAAGTGTAATGTTGAAATTGCAAGTGAATTTAGATATAAACAGCCTTTATTAACAAAAGACACGCTTTTTATAGTTATTTCGCAAAGTGGAGAAACTGCAGATACTTTAGAAGTTTTAAAAATGGCAAAAAAAGCTGGGCTTAAAACTTTAGTTATTTGCAATGTTGATAACTCTTCTATGACAAGACTTGCTCATTATTCAATTTTAACAAGAGCAGGGATTGAAAAAGGAGTTGCTTCGACAAAAGCTTTTTCAACGCAAACAGTAACACTTTGGATGTTAGCTTTATATTTTGCAAATGTAAAAAAATCTATAAGTAATGAAGTTATGCAAAAAGAGTTAACAGCCTTAAGAGAAGTTCCAAATGCACTAAAAATTGAAGATAAAATTCATGAAAAAACAAGAAGATTATCTAAAAGATACCTTCACGGTCATGGGTTCTTTTTTATTGGTAGGGATGTATTTTATCCTTTAGCTTTAGAAGGAGCTTTAAAGCTTAAAGAGATTTCTTACTTACATGCTGAGGGGTATCCAGCAGGTGAGATGAAGCATGGACCAATTGCACTAGCTGATCCAGAGCTATTTACAATTGCTTTAATGCCTCAAAATCTTCTTTATGACAAGGTTAAGTCAAATGTTGAAGAATTAAGTGCTAGAGATAGCACTATTTGCTCGATTTCATCGCTTGATTTTGAGTTAAGTGATGATTTTGTAAAAATACAAGAAACTAATCACTATATGCTGGAATTTTTTGAGATGTTAGTTGTTGTACAACTTTTATCAATGGAGATTTCAATAAGATTAGGAAATGATGTTGATATGCCAAGAAACTTGGCAAAATCAGTAACTGTAGAGTAA
- the metK gene encoding methionine adenosyltransferase, giving the protein MENKNQYLFTSEVVSAGHPDKCADIIADTIVDKLIIEDSNSRVASEVFVAGKNVVIGGEVKSNCQLSNEDYEKLVKDALAKIGYDGKSSFTKEQCLHPDDVNVKVLLNQQSPDINQGVDRDSGEIGAGDQGIMFGFASTETADLMPAAITYARMLCDKVYNYALKHKHKLGVDIKTQVTVDYGTKENFENCNPQKIHTIVVSAPSVEDMPIEEVRELIQGLIDDTGLPTSMYDKDNTIIHINPTGRYVSHSSLHDSGLTGRKLIVDSFGGYAPIGGGAQSSKDYTKVDRSGLYAARWIAKQIVAAGLAQKAVVQISYAIGVARPTSISVDTMGTYTSVNDDKLSQFVMDNYPLTPKWIIDKFGLDKPSEETFLYADVASRGQVGQSDYPWEKLDEVEKFKNIK; this is encoded by the coding sequence ATGGAAAACAAAAATCAATATTTATTCACTTCTGAAGTAGTAAGTGCAGGTCATCCTGACAAATGTGCTGATATTATTGCAGATACAATAGTAGATAAATTAATTATAGAAGATAGTAATAGTAGAGTTGCTTCTGAAGTATTTGTTGCAGGTAAAAATGTAGTAATAGGCGGAGAAGTTAAATCAAATTGTCAGTTAAGTAATGAAGATTATGAAAAATTAGTAAAAGATGCCCTTGCAAAAATAGGCTATGATGGAAAATCTTCTTTTACAAAAGAACAATGTTTGCACCCTGATGATGTAAATGTGAAAGTATTATTAAATCAACAAAGCCCTGATATTAATCAAGGTGTTGATCGAGATTCGGGTGAAATTGGTGCTGGTGATCAAGGTATTATGTTTGGTTTTGCTTCAACTGAAACAGCAGATTTAATGCCAGCTGCAATAACTTATGCTAGAATGCTTTGTGATAAAGTATATAATTATGCATTAAAACATAAGCATAAATTAGGTGTTGATATTAAAACACAAGTTACTGTTGATTATGGAACTAAAGAAAATTTTGAAAATTGTAATCCACAAAAGATTCATACAATTGTTGTTAGTGCACCTTCTGTTGAAGATATGCCAATTGAAGAAGTAAGAGAGTTAATCCAAGGATTAATTGATGACACAGGTCTTCCAACATCTATGTATGATAAAGATAATACAATTATTCATATTAATCCAACTGGAAGATATGTATCTCATTCATCATTACATGATAGTGGATTAACAGGAAGAAAATTAATTGTTGATTCATTTGGTGGATATGCACCAATTGGTGGTGGAGCTCAAAGTTCAAAAGATTATACAAAAGTTGATAGAAGTGGATTATATGCAGCAAGATGGATTGCAAAACAAATTGTAGCAGCAGGACTTGCACAAAAAGCAGTAGTTCAAATTTCATATGCAATTGGTGTAGCTAGACCTACATCTATTTCTGTTGATACAATGGGAACTTATACAAGTGTAAATGATGATAAGTTATCACAATTTGTAATGGACAATTATCCATTAACACCAAAATGGATTATTGATAAATTTGGATTAGATAAGCCATCAGAAGAGACATTTTTATATGCAGATGTTGCAAGTAGAGGTCAAGTGGGACAAAGTGATTACCCATGGGAAAAACTTGACGAAGTAGAGAAATTTAAGAATATTAAATAA
- the accD gene encoding acetyl-CoA carboxylase, carboxyltransferase subunit beta: MDLKDLFSKISFDRKKEQPSKKDAPSHWVKCPECNALMFFKEVENQENICPKCNFHMRIGAKKRIESLADNDSFVEYDTDLKPVDPLNFVDKKSYKKRVDEAQKKTGRTSAVVSGECTINSKPVQIVVFDFAFMGGSLGSVEGEKIVRAVNRAMEKHQGLIIISASGGARMQESTFSLMQMAKTSAALKKLDALGLPYISILTDPTMGGVSASFAFLGDIIIAEPGALIGFAGQRVIKQTIGADLPEGFQRAEFLLEKGSIDMVVNRAKMKKTLSDLLTMFYKESTQAS, translated from the coding sequence ATGGATTTAAAAGACTTGTTTAGCAAAATATCATTTGATAGGAAAAAGGAACAACCAAGTAAAAAAGATGCTCCTTCTCATTGGGTTAAATGCCCTGAGTGTAATGCTTTAATGTTCTTTAAAGAAGTAGAGAACCAAGAAAATATTTGTCCAAAGTGTAATTTTCATATGAGAATTGGAGCTAAAAAAAGAATAGAGTCTTTAGCAGATAATGACTCTTTTGTAGAGTATGATACTGACTTAAAACCAGTTGATCCATTGAATTTTGTTGATAAAAAATCATACAAAAAAAGAGTAGATGAAGCACAGAAAAAAACTGGAAGAACTTCTGCTGTTGTAAGTGGTGAATGTACGATAAATTCAAAACCTGTACAAATAGTTGTTTTTGATTTTGCATTTATGGGTGGAAGTTTAGGCTCAGTTGAAGGTGAAAAGATTGTAAGAGCAGTAAACAGAGCAATGGAAAAACATCAAGGCTTAATAATTATTTCTGCATCAGGTGGTGCTAGAATGCAAGAGTCAACATTTTCACTTATGCAAATGGCAAAAACTTCTGCTGCACTTAAAAAACTTGATGCTTTAGGTTTACCATATATATCAATTTTAACAGATCCTACGATGGGTGGTGTATCTGCATCTTTCGCATTTTTAGGAGATATTATTATTGCTGAACCTGGTGCATTAATTGGTTTTGCAGGACAAAGAGTTATTAAGCAAACTATTGGAGCTGATTTACCTGAGGGCTTCCAAAGAGCAGAATTTTTACTTGAAAAAGGTTCTATTGATATGGTGGTTAATAGAGCAAAAATGAAAAAAACACTAAGTGATCTTTTAACAATGTTTTATAAAGAATCCACTCAAGCTAGTTAA
- a CDS encoding thiamine phosphate synthase translates to MNPTKLERLLDIDLKASFNNTYGLCDFEILKRKNINLEEFVKICKKKNIKLVQYRDKINNDNIQIENLNFLRSKLNIPIIINDKLNIIDYADGIHLGQEDFHKIHKDKKIALKLIRAKIKDKLLGLSTHNEVEILEANELDLDMIGLGAYKATKTKDVSNILGDKISYLAKISKHPVCAIGSVKCDDDIKNVHFNVVGSGLYED, encoded by the coding sequence ATGAATCCTACTAAACTTGAGAGGCTTTTAGATATTGATTTAAAAGCCTCTTTTAACAATACTTATGGACTTTGTGATTTTGAAATTCTAAAAAGAAAAAATATAAATTTAGAAGAGTTTGTAAAAATTTGTAAAAAGAAAAATATAAAACTAGTTCAATATAGAGATAAAATCAATAATGATAATATTCAAATTGAAAATTTAAATTTTTTAAGATCTAAACTTAATATACCAATTATTATAAATGATAAGTTAAATATAATTGATTATGCAGATGGAATTCATCTGGGGCAAGAGGATTTTCATAAAATTCATAAAGATAAAAAAATTGCGTTAAAACTAATAAGAGCTAAGATAAAAGATAAACTTTTAGGTCTTTCTACACATAATGAAGTAGAAATACTTGAAGCAAATGAACTTGATTTAGATATGATAGGTCTTGGAGCATATAAAGCAACTAAAACAAAAGATGTGTCAAATATTTTAGGTGATAAAATATCTTATTTAGCAAAAATTTCAAAACATCCTGTTTGTGCAATTGGTTCTGTAAAATGTGATGATGATATTAAAAATGTGCATTTTAATGTCGTAGGAAGTGGACTTTATGAAGATTAA
- a CDS encoding 23S rRNA (pseudouridine(1915)-N(3))-methyltransferase RlmH, translating into MKINIYSIMKPSNDEFDKLTKEFIKMSLKYAKVEIHYIFNKKIAKAQTLSEDEAKKSYSEVYEPHLKNSSLNIALDVLGKKIDSFKFSKIFDNNSEINFFIGGAFGFEKEFLNKCDTIISLSELTMAHKIAHLVLIEQVFRGLCIKNNHPYHK; encoded by the coding sequence ATGAAGATTAATATATACTCTATAATGAAACCATCAAATGATGAATTTGATAAATTAACAAAAGAATTTATCAAAATGAGTTTGAAATATGCAAAAGTAGAAATTCATTACATTTTTAATAAAAAAATAGCAAAAGCTCAAACTTTAAGTGAAGATGAGGCTAAAAAATCATATAGTGAAGTATATGAACCGCATCTAAAAAACTCAAGTTTAAATATTGCATTAGATGTATTAGGTAAAAAAATTGATAGTTTTAAATTTTCAAAAATTTTCGATAATAATTCAGAAATTAATTTTTTTATTGGAGGAGCATTTGGTTTTGAAAAAGAATTTTTAAATAAATGTGACACAATAATAAGCTTGAGTGAATTGACAATGGCTCATAAAATTGCCCATCTTGTATTGATTGAACAAGTGTTTCGAGGTCTTTGTATTAAAAATAATCATCCTTATCATAAGTAA
- the dksA gene encoding RNA polymerase-binding protein DksA, which produces MANTKQIQELKDTLVIRREQIIKSIDGSRESINSLKDTECNDDYDYAEVSSDSFKEGIIANQQVKELNEIEDALKRIEKGKYGICEMCDELIAIGRLRAKPFAKFCTPCREIYEVEQQ; this is translated from the coding sequence GTGGCTAATACAAAACAAATACAAGAGTTAAAAGATACTTTAGTTATTAGAAGAGAGCAAATAATAAAAAGTATTGATGGAAGTAGAGAAAGTATAAACTCTTTAAAAGATACAGAGTGCAATGATGATTATGATTATGCAGAAGTTTCAAGTGATAGTTTTAAAGAAGGAATTATTGCAAATCAACAAGTTAAAGAGTTAAACGAAATAGAAGACGCCTTGAAAAGAATAGAAAAAGGTAAATATGGTATTTGTGAAATGTGTGATGAGTTAATCGCTATTGGTAGATTAAGAGCAAAACCATTTGCAAAATTTTGTACACCTTGTAGAGAAATATATGAGGTAGAACAACAGTAG
- a CDS encoding tRNA dihydrouridine synthase: MKEKINFSQPLMVLAPLAGYTDLPFRRVVKKFGADLTISEMISSNALVYKSEKTLKMIEKSPTEDPYFVQIAGNKPELVRDAVEILNEIDGIDGIDLNCGCPAPKVFNHGSGSNLLGDLKKLEEILSTVKKYNKKQYTTAKVRLGVNEKIPVEIGKVVEACGVDFVSVHGRTRAGKYKAPVDYDAIKAMKEAINIPVIANGDIKDYNKAKEVLNYTNADGLMIGRGAIGKPWVFYQLKNGVEDISEAMKKEIILEHYDAVIDFHGEHGAKMFRKLLHSYSKGYTGANEFRDIINRVHDIKIMRDMIESFF; this comes from the coding sequence ATGAAAGAGAAAATTAATTTTAGCCAACCCCTTATGGTGTTGGCTCCACTTGCTGGATATACAGATTTACCTTTTAGAAGAGTAGTTAAAAAATTTGGTGCTGATTTAACAATATCAGAAATGATATCTTCAAACGCTTTAGTTTATAAATCAGAAAAAACTTTAAAAATGATAGAGAAGTCCCCAACTGAAGATCCTTATTTTGTACAAATTGCAGGTAATAAACCAGAGTTAGTAAGAGATGCGGTTGAAATACTAAACGAAATTGATGGAATTGATGGAATTGATTTAAATTGTGGCTGTCCTGCTCCTAAAGTTTTCAATCATGGTTCTGGTTCAAATCTTTTAGGAGATTTGAAAAAATTAGAAGAGATATTAAGTACAGTTAAAAAATATAACAAGAAACAATATACAACAGCAAAAGTAAGACTTGGTGTAAATGAAAAAATACCAGTTGAAATTGGAAAAGTTGTTGAAGCTTGTGGTGTTGACTTTGTATCAGTTCATGGAAGAACAAGAGCTGGAAAGTATAAAGCTCCTGTTGATTATGATGCAATAAAAGCAATGAAGGAAGCTATTAATATTCCTGTAATTGCAAATGGGGATATAAAAGATTATAATAAAGCTAAAGAAGTATTAAATTATACAAATGCTGATGGTTTGATGATTGGACGTGGTGCAATTGGAAAACCATGGGTATTTTATCAACTAAAAAATGGTGTTGAAGATATTTCAGAAGCTATGAAAAAAGAGATTATTTTAGAACATTATGATGCTGTCATTGATTTTCATGGCGAACATGGTGCTAAAATGTTTAGAAAATTACTACATTCATACTCTAAAGGTTACACTGGTGCCAATGAATTTAGAGATATAATAAATCGTGTTCATGATATTAAAATTATGAGAGATATGATAGAAAGCTTTTTTTAA